One window from the genome of Microcebus murinus isolate Inina chromosome X, M.murinus_Inina_mat1.0, whole genome shotgun sequence encodes:
- the LOC105882409 gene encoding small ubiquitin-related modifier 2-like, whose product MANEKPEEGVKTENNDHINLKVAGQDGSVVQFKIKRHTPLSKLMKAYCERQGLSMRQIRFRFAGQPISETDRLAQLEMEDEDTIDVFQEQTGGVY is encoded by the coding sequence ATGGCCAACGAAAAGCCTGAGGAAGGAGTCAAGACTGAGAACAATGATCATATTAATTTGAAGGTGGCGGGACAGGATGGCTCTGTGGTGCAGTTTAAGATAAAGAGACACACACCACTTAGTAAACTAATGAAAGCCTATTGTGAACGACAGGGTTTGTCAATGAGGCAGATCAGATTCCGATTTGCTGGGCAGCCAATCAGTGAAACAGACAGACTTGCACAGTTGGAAATGGAGGATGAAGATACAATTGATGTGTTCCAAGAGCAGACAGGAGGTGTCTACTAA